From one Candidatus Zixiibacteriota bacterium genomic stretch:
- a CDS encoding TldD/PmbA family protein — MERAKFAEIALKECKALKAEYADIRLERIEDENIAVSDGKVEPIEQASSAGIGIRVIKDGAWGFAATDDLSEKSVKNKAQLAVEIAIASASVNKSRVELSSLKASQGEYVSPYEIDPFTVPLDQKISFLMEIDSTIGAQGADKINSRNCFAGFRKIDSYFASSEGAKIRQIVVHSGGGMLLGLTKSHRERYERSFPSSSGQYECKGFELLEELKMKEAIPRLIEEIEMMKTAEPCPSKMTTLLLSGDQVSLQLHESVGHPLELDRVFGSERNFSGTSFATPDNLDKLKYASDIVTVTSDPTASHGLGSYGYDDEGVPGYRAELIKNGLLVNYLSSRETAARIGKLSTGAMRADGWSNLPLVRMTNINLVPGEKSIAQILSEIDDGIYMDTVSSWSIDDQRKYFQFGCEIGWLIKGGKLTTVINNPTYSGCTTDFWNKCTAIADQKSYRIWGTPNCGKGEPGQNARTGQGASPCRFDNIQVGG, encoded by the coding sequence ATGGAACGCGCCAAGTTCGCCGAAATAGCTTTAAAAGAATGCAAAGCCCTGAAGGCGGAATATGCCGATATCCGGCTGGAGCGGATTGAGGATGAGAATATTGCCGTCTCCGACGGCAAAGTCGAGCCGATCGAGCAGGCTTCCTCGGCCGGGATCGGTATCAGGGTAATCAAGGATGGCGCCTGGGGTTTTGCCGCCACCGATGACCTATCGGAAAAATCGGTCAAAAATAAAGCTCAGCTCGCGGTCGAAATCGCCATTGCCTCCGCTTCGGTCAATAAGAGCAGAGTAGAACTCTCCTCTCTCAAGGCATCTCAGGGTGAATATGTCTCCCCCTATGAGATTGACCCCTTCACAGTCCCCCTTGATCAAAAGATTTCCTTCCTGATGGAAATCGACAGCACCATCGGGGCGCAGGGTGCCGATAAGATAAATTCCCGGAATTGCTTTGCCGGGTTTCGCAAAATCGACAGCTATTTCGCCTCCTCCGAGGGGGCCAAAATAAGGCAGATTGTTGTACATAGCGGCGGCGGGATGCTATTGGGATTGACCAAATCGCACCGCGAGCGTTATGAGCGCTCTTTTCCATCATCTTCGGGCCAGTATGAATGCAAAGGGTTTGAGCTTCTCGAGGAATTGAAAATGAAAGAGGCTATTCCGCGTCTAATCGAGGAAATCGAGATGATGAAAACGGCCGAGCCGTGCCCCTCAAAGATGACCACTCTTCTGCTCTCGGGCGACCAGGTATCGCTTCAATTGCACGAATCGGTCGGGCATCCGCTGGAACTGGACCGGGTGTTCGGCTCCGAACGGAATTTCTCAGGGACTTCTTTCGCCACTCCGGATAACCTGGACAAACTCAAATATGCCTCTGATATTGTCACTGTCACAAGCGACCCGACCGCCTCTCATGGACTCGGCTCTTATGGCTATGATGATGAAGGGGTTCCGGGTTATCGGGCGGAATTGATAAAGAATGGCCTTCTGGTGAATTACCTTTCCTCGCGCGAGACGGCCGCCAGAATCGGCAAACTCTCGACCGGCGCCATGCGGGCCGATGGCTGGAGCAATCTGCCGCTGGTCAGAATGACCAACATTAACCTTGTTCCCGGCGAAAAATCAATCGCGCAGATTCTTTCGGAAATCGATGACGGCATTTATATGGACACGGTAAGCTCATGGTCGATCGACGACCAGCGCAAATATTTCCAGTTCGGCTGCGAAATTGGGTGGCTCATAAAGGGCGGGAAATTGACCACGGTCATAAATAATCCCACTTATTCGGGTTGTACCACCGATTTCTGGAACAAGTGTACGGCCATCGCCGATCAGAAATCATACCGCATCTGGGGGACGCCCAACTGCGGTAAAGGGGAACCAGGCCAGAACGCCCGCACCGGGCAGGGTGCATCACCCTGCCGGTTCGACAATATTCAGGTGGGAGGATAG
- a CDS encoding TldD/PmbA family protein produces MPDKPVIYPILPMFPSDNQVDRDSFQSLLQSVLKLSKADMTEAVLEKNGLVLTRFAESKIHQNIDTEDTTLYIRMVKDKKLSVVATGDISESGIKKAVGAGEDMLKYMLPDDKFVSFPNPDSTVLKENSISEGTSTYGPDRRAEAVKLIDAIGRKGNLEASGAFRIEEKSLAVANSLGVKRFFTGNNAQLSLTLSGKEKESGWAIGYDRDASLIDVGELAKRAAQKAVLSRNPISLPDGQYTVILEPAAVGQLLILLAFMGFGAKTFSQQRSFMAGKIGQKIAGDNFTVYEDPHDPAFGTMPFDYEGVPKVKVPLIENGLARGVVSNSYYANIMGTTSTGNALPANNSFGPYPKNMVVAPGEKTLDEIIQSTEKGILITHFWYLNYLNPMKTMVTGTTRDGTFLIEKGQIGSAVKNMRTNQSILEAFTNIAAIGKESIIYPQYSILMKVPGMKIDNFNLAAEEDQEKC; encoded by the coding sequence ATGCCGGATAAACCTGTCATTTATCCCATCCTGCCGATGTTCCCCTCAGACAATCAGGTTGACAGAGATAGTTTTCAGTCGTTGCTGCAATCGGTATTGAAATTATCCAAAGCCGACATGACCGAGGCAGTGCTTGAAAAGAACGGCCTGGTGCTGACTCGATTTGCCGAATCGAAAATTCATCAGAATATCGATACCGAGGATACGACTCTTTATATAAGGATGGTTAAGGACAAGAAGTTGAGTGTGGTCGCGACCGGTGATATCTCGGAATCCGGAATCAAAAAGGCGGTGGGAGCCGGGGAGGATATGCTCAAATATATGCTTCCCGATGACAAGTTTGTTTCCTTTCCCAATCCGGACAGCACTGTCCTTAAGGAAAACTCAATTTCGGAAGGTACATCTACCTATGGGCCCGACAGACGGGCCGAGGCGGTCAAGCTGATAGATGCGATCGGGAGAAAAGGAAACCTGGAAGCCTCGGGCGCTTTTCGTATCGAGGAGAAGAGCCTGGCGGTGGCCAATTCCCTGGGTGTGAAAAGATTTTTCACCGGCAACAATGCCCAACTCTCTCTCACACTCTCCGGCAAGGAAAAAGAATCGGGCTGGGCGATCGGTTATGACCGTGATGCCTCGTTGATAGATGTCGGCGAATTGGCCAAAAGAGCCGCCCAGAAGGCGGTTCTGTCGAGAAATCCGATATCACTTCCCGATGGACAGTACACTGTCATTCTCGAACCGGCCGCAGTGGGGCAGCTTCTGATTCTTCTGGCTTTTATGGGTTTCGGGGCAAAGACATTTTCTCAGCAGCGCTCCTTCATGGCCGGAAAAATCGGGCAGAAAATTGCGGGAGATAATTTCACGGTCTATGAAGATCCGCATGACCCGGCTTTTGGGACGATGCCTTTCGACTATGAAGGGGTTCCGAAAGTGAAAGTACCGCTGATTGAAAATGGCCTGGCACGAGGAGTGGTAAGCAACTCGTACTATGCCAATATCATGGGGACGACCTCCACCGGCAATGCCCTGCCGGCCAATAACAGTTTCGGCCCTTATCCCAAGAATATGGTGGTCGCCCCCGGCGAGAAAACGCTCGACGAGATAATTCAATCGACCGAAAAAGGGATACTTATCACCCATTTCTGGTATTTGAACTATCTCAATCCGATGAAAACGATGGTTACCGGCACCACCCGCGATGGGACATTCCTTATCGAGAAGGGCCAGATAGGTTCGGCTGTCAAAAACATGCGCACTAATCAATCGATACTTGAGGCTTTCACCAATATCGCCGCGATCGGCAAGGAAAGCATTATCTATCCCCAGTACTCGATTCTGATGAAAGTGCCGGGGATGAAAATCGATAATTTCAATCTGGCGGCCGAGGAGGATCAAGAAAAATGTTAA
- the prmC gene encoding peptide chain release factor N(5)-glutamine methyltransferase, whose protein sequence is MDEKEFHRLIKEAEKKLKKAGIDSAAAEVEIILEYLLEVERIDLYLHGARLIDNKIREQFDRIIDKRTTRYPLQYILGEMYFYGRKFMVTPEVMVPTPETELLCDLAINYIRNEGIGEPDILDVGTGSGVIAVTIACELPDSFVTALDISPGALTIAHKNAGEYEVASRIEFVESNAFTEVRADRKYELILSNPPYISDDEYKGLPPEVLADPKISLVSGPKGLDFIAMLVGRAPDFLKKKGRLMFEIGYNQADLVAEMTEKDSRYHSISIFKDLNDIDRVVILSI, encoded by the coding sequence ATGGATGAAAAGGAATTCCATCGGCTGATCAAAGAGGCCGAAAAGAAGCTTAAAAAAGCCGGGATTGATTCTGCGGCGGCCGAAGTCGAAATAATCCTGGAATACCTTCTGGAAGTGGAGCGAATAGACCTCTACCTTCATGGCGCCCGATTGATCGACAATAAGATTCGCGAGCAGTTTGACCGGATAATCGACAAGCGCACCACTCGCTATCCTCTGCAATATATTCTGGGTGAAATGTATTTTTACGGACGGAAGTTTATGGTCACGCCCGAGGTGATGGTGCCGACTCCGGAAACGGAACTGCTCTGCGACCTGGCGATCAATTACATCCGCAACGAGGGGATTGGGGAGCCGGATATTCTGGATGTCGGAACCGGCTCGGGGGTTATCGCCGTGACAATTGCCTGCGAATTGCCCGATTCATTTGTTACGGCTCTCGACATTTCTCCGGGGGCGTTGACAATCGCCCATAAAAATGCGGGGGAATATGAAGTCGCCTCACGGATTGAGTTTGTCGAGTCCAATGCTTTTACGGAAGTCAGAGCCGATCGGAAATATGAATTGATTCTGTCCAACCCTCCGTATATTTCTGATGATGAGTATAAGGGTTTACCGCCTGAGGTTTTGGCCGACCCAAAAATATCTCTTGTTTCCGGCCCCAAAGGGCTTGATTTTATTGCCATGCTGGTCGGCCGGGCGCCTGATTTTCTGAAAAAGAAAGGGCGCCTGATGTTCGAAATAGGGTATAATCAAGCAGACTTGGTTGCGGAGATGACCGAAAAGGACTCGCGCTATCATTCAATTTCAATATTTAAGGATTTAAATGATATTGATCGGGTGGTGATATTGAGCATATGA